In one window of Helianthus annuus cultivar XRQ/B chromosome 17, HanXRQr2.0-SUNRISE, whole genome shotgun sequence DNA:
- the LOC110924116 gene encoding extensin-like — translation MPPPITTAVAHLRHRYQPTPPTATTATTFHHRRHRYHLQPSPPATFVVTHHHHRSHRPTPSPLAAVSTNQHRRRYNCHLSPPTIADATSDHHRRRHPPPPSLSTTNTHRHHRYHLPPPSPPLPPPTTAATHLRRHPPPPSLSPPVAVSTHQHRCRYNCHLSPPTIAAHH, via the coding sequence ATGCCACCTCCGATCACCACCGCCGTAGCCCACCTCCGCCATCGTTATCAACCAACaccacccaccgccaccaccgctacTACCTTCCACCACCGTCGCCACCGCTACCACCTCCAACCATCGCCACCAGCCACCTTCGtcgtcacccaccaccaccaccgctctCATCGCCCGACGCCGTCTCCACTCGCCGCTGTCTCCACCAACCAACACCGTCGCCGCTACAactgccacctatcaccacccaccatCGCCGATGCCACCTCCGATCACCACCGCCGTCGCCACCCACCTCCGCCATCGCTATCAACCACCAacacccaccgccaccaccgctacCACCTTCCACCACCGTCGCCACCGCTTCCACCTCcaaccaccgccgccacccaccttcgtcgtcacccaccaccaccatcgctcTCACCGCCCGTCGCCGTCTCCACCCACCAACACCGTTGCCGCTACAACTGTcacctatcaccacccaccatCGCCGCCCATCATTGA